In the Pseudodesulfovibrio alkaliphilus genome, one interval contains:
- a CDS encoding P-II family nitrogen regulator: MMIMVRAIVRPEKADDVLAALMDNGFPAVTKYSVAGRGKQRGIKIGEVTYDEIPKTMLMSVVKEADKDFVISTIMDAARSGVKGAFGDGKIFVSQVEGVYTISSGVNETAVAGEA; encoded by the coding sequence ATGATGATCATGGTGAGGGCGATAGTGCGCCCGGAAAAGGCGGACGACGTGCTTGCGGCCCTGATGGACAACGGTTTTCCGGCAGTGACCAAATATTCCGTGGCCGGACGAGGCAAACAGCGCGGCATCAAGATCGGCGAGGTCACCTACGACGAAATTCCAAAGACCATGCTCATGAGCGTGGTCAAGGAGGCGGACAAGGACTTTGTCATCTCCACCATCATGGATGCAGCCCGCTCCGGCGTGAAGGGCGCGTTCGGAGACGGCAAGATCTTCGTCTCCCAGGTGGAGGGTGTCTACACCATCAGCTCGGGTGTCAACGAAACCGCCGTGGCCGGGGAGGCATAG